The following are encoded together in the Serratia sp. UGAL515B_01 genome:
- a CDS encoding acyltransferase family protein translates to MASNVSQNALKSLSCFAAVTFFSTSQICAYECFLNANTMSILYFVSIISKPLFFIIIGYMDEVEKLTKSDIVTKIKSIIMIMIFWNIVLSLLKTHYIQPGYILQNGILLNMGVIYLIYPVILKAIKNLKVTAAFFAGIIAIIALLDIFSPLDTSDDPLFISSYSFIWVWGGYYIIGHLLGESLGRKFTKKISVLLAAKLMVIPIGVSMFFYEQYLSTNTQISVAGWFVLEHLHLLAMSLALFILFDNINIKSGLITRIVEFISPAMVGVYIVHYSVFYIITTLYDFNNTTLKLTLLVLVFIASVLVSRLLLLNRFTARVISF, encoded by the coding sequence ATGGCTAGCAATGTCAGTCAGAATGCATTAAAGAGTTTGAGTTGTTTTGCAGCTGTTACGTTCTTTTCAACAAGCCAGATATGTGCTTATGAATGCTTCCTGAATGCTAATACAATGAGCATTCTTTACTTTGTTTCTATAATATCTAAGCCATTGTTCTTTATAATTATTGGTTATATGGATGAGGTGGAGAAACTGACTAAAAGTGACATTGTCACGAAAATTAAATCTATTATTATGATAATGATATTCTGGAACATAGTGCTATCACTACTTAAAACACACTATATACAGCCAGGTTATATCTTACAAAATGGCATCCTCTTGAATATGGGGGTAATATATTTAATTTACCCTGTTATTCTAAAAGCCATCAAAAATTTAAAAGTAACTGCTGCCTTTTTTGCTGGGATTATCGCTATTATTGCGTTGCTAGACATATTTAGTCCACTTGATACTTCAGACGATCCACTTTTTATCTCTAGCTACTCATTTATCTGGGTTTGGGGAGGGTATTATATCATTGGTCACCTCTTGGGAGAGTCACTAGGCAGGAAGTTTACCAAGAAAATCAGTGTACTACTAGCAGCAAAGCTTATGGTTATCCCAATTGGGGTATCCATGTTTTTTTACGAACAATATTTATCAACAAATACACAAATTAGCGTCGCTGGTTGGTTTGTACTAGAACATTTACATTTGCTAGCCATGAGCTTAGCTCTGTTTATCTTGTTTGATAACATCAACATAAAGAGTGGGCTGATAACCCGTATTGTGGAGTTTATCAGCCCGGCAATGGTAGGAGTTTACATCGTTCACTACAGCGTCTTCTACATTATTACTACCCTGTATGATTTCAACAATACAACATTAAAGTTAACACTATTGGTTCTGGTGTTTATCGCTTCGGTATTGGTCTCACGACTCCTGTTATTAAACCGTTTCACGGCCAGAGTTATTTCATTTTGA
- a CDS encoding amino acid permease: MTSSSANKLSLWSLTALVVGSMIGAGIFSLPATFGRATGGFGAIIAWCIAGGGMLMLAFVFQTLAQRKPDLDSGVFIYAKVGFGQYLGFASALGFWAGTCIGNVSYFVLIKSTLGAFFPVFGDGNTVSAVIVASVILWGFHILLLRGVKSAAAINTIATVAKILPIILFVIVLIFAFKADVFALNFWGAPHVAASVGDLSHLNDYGYVGHAAAAIVPTAEPESLFSQVRSTMLVTVFVFLGIEGASVYSRYAKDRKHVGIATVMGFIGVLCLLVLITMLSYGVMLRPDLAALRQPSMAGVLEAIVGRWGAIFISVGLIVSVLGAYLSWSLLAAEVLFSAAKSEIMPKVFATENSNSVPSSAVWLTNITIQVFLILTLFSQYAFQLALELTSSLTLIPYLLVGAYGLKLAWTGESYETDKADHKKDLIIAVIATLYSLLMIYAGGMKYLLLSAIIYGPGTVLYIMAKREQHAKMFTPAEMGLFVIVMVAAVIAIYNIATGVITI, encoded by the coding sequence ATGACGAGCTCATCAGCAAATAAATTGTCCCTATGGTCTCTCACGGCGTTGGTCGTGGGATCCATGATAGGTGCCGGGATATTTTCTCTACCGGCAACTTTTGGTCGTGCAACGGGGGGGTTTGGTGCCATCATCGCTTGGTGCATTGCCGGCGGCGGTATGTTAATGCTGGCTTTTGTGTTCCAGACTCTGGCTCAAAGAAAACCCGATTTGGATTCTGGGGTTTTTATCTATGCTAAAGTAGGATTCGGTCAATATCTTGGTTTTGCCTCTGCTCTTGGGTTTTGGGCTGGTACCTGCATTGGTAACGTCTCTTATTTTGTATTGATTAAATCCACACTTGGAGCCTTCTTTCCCGTATTCGGCGACGGGAATACTGTTTCTGCGGTCATCGTAGCTTCGGTCATCCTGTGGGGATTCCATATTCTGCTACTACGTGGCGTCAAAAGCGCGGCAGCTATCAATACTATTGCCACTGTTGCTAAAATTCTGCCGATAATCCTCTTCGTTATTGTGTTGATTTTTGCTTTCAAAGCTGATGTTTTCGCACTCAACTTCTGGGGCGCACCACACGTCGCGGCAAGCGTTGGTGATTTGTCTCATCTTAACGACTATGGCTATGTTGGGCATGCCGCAGCGGCTATCGTACCAACTGCTGAGCCGGAGTCTCTGTTCAGTCAGGTTCGCAGCACCATGCTGGTAACAGTGTTTGTGTTCCTAGGTATTGAAGGTGCCAGCGTCTATTCCCGTTATGCCAAAGATCGCAAACACGTTGGTATCGCAACGGTAATGGGATTCATTGGCGTACTGTGCCTGTTAGTGCTGATCACCATGTTGTCATATGGCGTAATGTTACGTCCCGATTTGGCTGCTCTGAGACAACCTTCCATGGCTGGGGTTCTTGAAGCCATTGTCGGGCGTTGGGGTGCGATCTTCATCAGTGTGGGGTTGATTGTTTCAGTACTCGGTGCTTACCTCTCTTGGTCACTGTTGGCCGCTGAGGTGCTGTTTTCTGCAGCAAAAAGTGAAATCATGCCAAAAGTGTTTGCTACTGAGAACAGCAATTCAGTGCCATCCTCAGCCGTGTGGTTAACCAACATTACTATTCAGGTCTTTCTCATTCTGACCCTGTTTAGCCAATACGCCTTCCAATTGGCGCTTGAGTTGACCAGTTCACTGACGCTGATCCCCTATCTGCTGGTTGGCGCCTACGGCTTAAAACTGGCATGGACTGGGGAATCTTATGAAACCGATAAGGCCGATCACAAGAAAGACCTGATCATTGCGGTTATCGCTACGTTATATTCACTACTTATGATCTACGCTGGTGGAATGAAATATCTGCTGCTATCGGCCATTATCTATGGCCCAGGCACAGTGCTGTACATTATGGCCAAACGTGAACAGCATGCAAAAATGTTCACCCCGGCTGAAATGGGGCTCTTTGTTATCGTCATGGTCGCCGCAGTTATT